A single genomic interval of Sebastes umbrosus isolate fSebUmb1 chromosome 9, fSebUmb1.pri, whole genome shotgun sequence harbors:
- the LOC119494703 gene encoding E3 ubiquitin-protein ligase XIAP: MCDLRQDGNLEADHMADFSLMNSRLDSFRGSSLAQQVPADRLARAGFYFTGHADRVRCFSCQKTVENWCKGDTPVERHKEVSPSCRFLSCTHRTNFNPSCDTRLTNGSTYNEEAEDMEYRLRTGEVVDESTYPMVPHMRSEEARLQTLSSWPPTAPVRPRDLAQAGLYYVGESDRVQCFCCGGILGGWEAGDTAWGEHAKHYPYCFFILGHDVGNIPYQGDMEEEESGSRQHANTRVPMGSLEERLGSFSGILHPINREKLARAGFYCAGTGGDKVLCFRCGGGLKGWQPEEDPWEEHAKHYPGCSFLLAEKGQEFVNSIQLQDPRRNGATSSHQNGFSGHGNEVLQSAMAQKAIGMGLEPSVVEKTILEKISRTGSAYSTLEALMEDCLNNTPDSDAAKTQEQDEDPLEKLRKLQRERQCKICMDRDICIVFIPCAHLVSCKECSESLTKCPICCGAITQKIKTYIA, encoded by the exons ATGTGTGATCTCAGACAAGACGGCAATTTGGAGGCAGACCACATGGCTGACTTTTCCCTGATGAACAGCCGCCTGGACTCATTCCGTGGCTCCAGCCTGGCCCAGCAGGTACCAGCGGACAGATTGGCCCGGGCCGGCTTCTACTTCACTGGCCACGCCGATCGTGTCCGTTGTTTCAGCTGCCAGAAGACTGTGGAAAACTGGTGCAAGGGAGACACACCTGTAGAGAGGCATAAAGAG GTTTCCCCATCATGCCGGTTTCTCAGCTGCACCCACCGCACCAATTTTAACCCGAGTTGTGATACCAGACTGACCAACGGTTCCACCTACAACGAAGAAGCAGAAGACATGGAATATCGTTTGAGAACGGGAGAGGTGGTTGATGAGTCCACCTACCCGATGGTCCCACACATGAGGAGTGAGGAGGCCCGGCTTCAGACCCTCTCTTCTTGGCCCCCTACTGCTCCCGTGAGACCCCGAGACCTGGCCCAAGCCGGCCTCTACTACGTGGGGGAGAGCGACCGGGTGCAGTGTTTCTGCTGTGGTGGCATATTGGGTGGCTGGGAAGCAGGGGACACCGCCTGGGGAGAACATGCCAAACATTACCCCTACTGCTTCTTCATCCTGGGGCACGATGTGGGCAACATCCCATACCAGGGGgatatggaggaggaggagagcggcAGCAGACAACATGCAAACACTCGTGTCCCCATGGGGAGTTTGGAGGAGAGGCTTGGAAGCTTTTCAGGCATCCTGCACCCTATTAACCGCGAGAAGCTCGCCAGAGCTGGCTTCTACTGCGCAG GGACTGGAGGGGACAAGGTGTTGTGTTTCCGCTGTGGTGGAGGTTTGAAAGGCTGGCAGCCTGAGGAAGACCCCTGGGAAGAACATGCCAAACACTACCCTGG atgcAGCTTCCTGTTAGCAGAAAAAGGACAAGAATTTGTCAACAGCATCCAGCTACAAGACCCACGACGAAATGGAGCT ACTTCAAGTCATCAGAATGGATTTTCCGGACATGGGAATG AGGTGCTGCAGTCTGCCATGGCTCAGAAGGCCATAGGGATGGGTCTAGAGCCCAGTGTGGTGGAAAAGACCATCTTGGAGAAAATCAGTAGGACAGGCTCAGCCTACTCCACCCTGGAGGCACTTATGGAGGATTGTCTCAACAACACACCAGACAGTGATGCTGCCAAGACACAGGAGCAAG atGAGGACCCACTGGAGAAACTACGGAAGctgcagagggagagacagtgCAAAATATGTATGGACAGAGATATTTGCATTGTCTTCATTCCATGTGCTCATCTGGTCTCTTGTAAGGAGTGTTCAGAGTCGCTCACCAAGTGTCCGATCTGCTGTGGAGCCATAACACAGAAGATCAAGACCTATATCGCCTAA
- the stag2b gene encoding cohesin subunit SA-2, whose translation MIAAPEIPSEFTYTHDTDTRFSSDTDFSEDLDGRSATPAKGKGGKKGKKAAGEKGKGGKGAGRINGHHQENGMENMMLFEVVRLGRSAMQSVVDDWIESYKHDRDVALLDLINFFIQCSGCKGVVSGEMFRNMQNSEIIRRMTEEFDEDSGDYPLTIAGPQWKKFKSSFCEFIAVLVRQCQYSIIYDEYMMDTVISLLTGLSDSQVRAFRHTSTLAAMKLMTALVNVALNLSINMDNTQRQYEAERNKIVAKRANDRLELLLQKRKELQENQDEIENMMNAIFKGVFVHRYRDAIAEIRAICIEEIGVWMKLYSDAFLNDSYLKYVGWTMHDKQGEVRLKCLTALQGLYYNRELNARLELFTSRFKDRIVSMTLDKEYDVAVQAIKLLTLVLNSTDEVLTPEDCESVYHLVYSAHRPVAIAAGEFLFKKLFSQREPEEEGAPKRRGRQSPNANLIKTTVFFFLESELHEHAAYLVDSLWECGPELLKDWECMISLLLDDPLPGEEALTDRQETALIEIMLCTVRQAAECHPPVGRGTGKRVMTAKEKKTQLDDRTRMTELYAVALPPLLAKYAVDSEKVTNLLQLPQYFDLEIYTTGRLEKHLESLLRQIREIVEKHTDTEVLEVCSKTYHSLCNEEFTIFNRVDIARSQLLDEQVDKFNRLLEDFLQEGEEADEDDAYQVLSTLKRITAFHNAHDLSGWDLFTSNFKLLNTGIENGDMPEQIVIHSLQCTHYVILWNLAKTSEGSSRKDDTVTLRKQMRAFCMMCQRYLTNVNTAVKEQAFTILCDLLLIFSHQMVSGGREHLEPLVYSSEDSLQSELLSFILNHVFIDQDDDTNSTDGQQDDEAVKIEALHKRRNLLAAYCKLIIYCVVDMKTGADIFKQYMRYYNDYGDIIKETMSKTRQIDKIQCAKTLILSLQQLFNEMLSELGHGFDRSSSMFCGIKELARRFSLTFGLDQVKTRDAIAMLHKDGIEFAFKDPSTQGEGGPPLNLAFLDILSEFSSKLMRQDKRTVHMYLERFMTFQMALQREDCWLPLISYRNSLQAGGDDDTMSVMSGYSSRGSSVRSKKIKPPAVTAGTSAAKRKLPEEESSTSEVWQQSMQTPVMLPSPHLTSTAMRDPKRGRDDSFMGVYPLPHDQQQPIQLPQHHQQTPQHHQTPLDYNSQVTWMLAQRQQEEARQQQERAMNYAKLRTNLQHAIRRGTGLMEEDEEPIVEDVMMSSEGRMDDLNEGMDFDTMDIDLPPSKNRRERSELKPDYFDPASIMDESVLGVSMF comes from the exons ATGATAGCAGCACCAGAAATACCCTCAGAGTTCACCTATACTCA TGATACAGACACCCGATTCTCTTCAGACACAGACTTCTCTGAGGATCTAGATGGAAGGAGTGCAACCCCAGCTAAAGGAAAG GGTGGAAAGAAGGGGAAGAAGGCCGCAGGGGAGAAAGGCAAAGGAGGGAAGGGAGCCGGCCGGATAAATGGCCACCACCAAGAGAATGGCATGGAAAACATGATGCTGTTTGAGGTGGTGAGGCTGGGCAGGAGTGCAATGCAG TCTGTCGTTGATGACTGGATCGAGTCTTACAAACATGACAGAGATGTTGCGCTACTAGATCTCATCAATTTCTTCATCCAGTGCTCGGGATGTaaag GTGTGGTCAGTGGAGAAATGTTCCGCAACATGCAGAACTCTGAGATCATCCGACGAATGACAGAGGAGTTTGATGAG GACAGCGGTGACTACCCTCTAACCATAGCAGGACCCCAGTGGAAAAAGTTCAAATCAAGCTTTTGTGAATTCATCGCGGTGCTAGTGCGCCAGTGTCAATACAGTATCATCTATGATGAGTACATGATGGACACAGTCATATCCCTTCTCACCGGACTATCAGACTCCCAAGTCCGAGCCTTCAGACACACCTCAACACTGGCAG CCATGAAGCTGATGACAGCCCTGGTGAATGTAGCTCTAAACCTGAGCATCAACATGGACAACACGCAGCGCCAGTACGAGGCAGAGAGGAATAAGATAGTGGCCAAAAGGGCTAATGACAGGCTGGAGCTGCTTCTGCAGAAACGCAAAGAG CTCCAAGAAAATCAGGATGAGATTGAAAATATGATGAACGCAATATTCAAAGGAGTGTTTGTTCACAGATATCG TGATGCGATAGCAGAAATCAGGGCGATCTGTATAGAAGAGATTGGAGTGTGGATGAAACTCTATAGCGATGCCTTCCTCAACGACAGCTATCTGAAGTATGTGGGGTGGACGATGCACGATAAG CAAGGCGAGGTACGTCTGAAGTGTCTGACAGCGCTGCAGGGTCTCTACTACAACAGAGAGCTCAATGCAAGACTGGAACTCTTCACCAGCCGCTTCAAG GACCGTATTGTCTCCATGACTCTTGACAAAGAGTATGACGTTGCAGTACAAGCAATTAAACTACTCACTCTAGTCTTGAA TAGCACGGATGAGGTGTTGACCCCTGAGGACTGTGAGAGTGTCTATCACTTGGTCTACTCGGCACACAGGCCTGTCGCCATTGCAGCTGGAGAATTCCTCTTTAAGAA GTTGTTCAGCCAGCGAGAACCAGAGGAGGAAGGGGCCCCCAAGAGGAGAGGCAGACAAAGCCCCAACGCCAACCTCATTAAGACCactgtcttcttcttcctggAGAGTGAG CTCCATGAGCACGCGGCCTACTTGGTGGACTCTCTCTGGGAATGCGGTCCAGAGCTACTGAAGGACTGGGAGTGTATGATCAGCTTACTGTTAGATGACCCATTGCCAGGAGAGGAAG ctcttACAGACAGACAAGAGACCGCCTTGATTGAAATCATGCTGTGCACTGTTCGCCAGGCTGCTGAATGCCACCCACCTGTTGGAAGAGGCACAGGGAAGAGG GTGATGACGGCTAAAGAGAAGAAGACTCAGCTCGATGACAGAACCAGAATGACAGAGCTGTATGCTGTGGCTTTGCCCCCTCTACTGGCCAAG TACGCTGTGGATTCAGAGAAGGTGACTAACTTGTTGCAGCTGCCTCAGTATTTTGACCTGGAAATTTATACCACAGGACGTCTAGAGAAG CACCTGGAGTCCCTGCTGCGGCAGATCAGGGAAATTGTGGAGAAGCACACAGACACTGAAGTTTTGGAGGTCTGCTCCAAGACTTACCATTCCCTCTGCAATGAGGAGTTCACAATCTTTAACAGGGTGGACATTGCCCGCTCCCAGCTACTGGATGAGCAGGTGGACAAGTTCAACAGGCTACTGGAGGATTTTCTACAAGAG GGTGAGGAGGCTGATGAAGATGATGCTTATCAGGTTTTGTCGACTCTAAAGAGGATCACAGCTTTTCACAA TGCACATGACCTGTCGGGGTGGGACCTGTTTACCAGCAACTTCAAGCTGCTCAACACAGGCATAGAGAATGGAGACATGCCTGAGCAG ATAGTCATCCACTCGCTGCAGTGTACCCACTATGTGATCCTGTGGAATCTGGCCAAGACATCGGAGGGCAGCTCCAGAAAG GATGACACGGTGACCCTGAGGAAGCAGATGAGGGCATTCTGTATGATGTGTCAGCGCTACCTCACCAACGTCAACACAGCCGTCAAAGAACAG GCATTCACCATCCTGTGTGATCTCCTGCTCATCTTCAGCCACCAGATGGTGTCCGGAGGCAGGGAACACCTGGAGCCTCTGGTCTATTCCTCGGAGGACTCGCTGCAGTCTGAACTGCTCTCCTTCATCTTGAACCATGTCTTCATAGACCAGGACGATGACACAAATAGCACAG ATGGGCAACAGGACGATGAGGCAGTTAAGATTGAAGCTCTGCACAAGAGAAGAAACCTCCTTGCTGCCTATTGTAAACTGATCATCTACTGTGTGGTAGACATGAAGACTGGAGCCGACATCTTTAAACAGTACATGAGG tATTACAACGATTATGGGGACATCATCAAGGAGACTATGAGTAAGACTCGGCAAATCGACAAGATTCAATGTGCCAAGACGCTCATCCTCAGTCTGCAGCAG CTCTTCAATGAAATGCTGTCTGAACTGGGTCATGGGTTCGATCGCTCCTCCTCTATGTTCTGTGGAATCAAAGAGTTGGCCCGTCGTTTTTCTCTAACCTTCGGTCTCGACCAAGTCAAAACCAGGGACGCTATCGCTATGCTGCACAA GGATGGTATCGAGTTTGCGTTTAAGGATCCTAGTACCCAGGGCGAAGGAGGCCCTCCCCTTAACCTGGCCTTCTTGGACATCCTCAGCGAGTTCTCCTCCAAACTTATGAGACAAGACAAGAGGACTGT CCACATGTACCTGGAGCGCTTCATGACGTTCCAGATGGCACTGCAGCGAGAGGACTGCTGGCTCCCCCTCATCTCCTACAGGAATTCCCTGCAGGCTGGCGGCGATGACGACACCATGTCGGTGATGAGTGGCTACTCCAGCAGAGGCTCCTCCGTCCGCTCCAAGAAGATCAAGCCTCCTGCTGTTACAGCTGGAACTTCAGCAGCCAAGAGGAAGCTGCCAGAAG AGGAGAGCAGCACCAGCGAGGTGTGGCAGCAGAGCATGCAGACCCCAGTCATGTTGCCGTCCCCCCACCTCACCTCCACTGCCATGCGGGACCCTAAGAGGGGCCGGGATGACAGCTTCATGGGGGTCTACCCCCTTCCTCACGACCAGCAGCAGCCCATCCAACTCCCACAGCACCATCAACAGACGCCTCAGCACCACCAAACACCCTTGGATTACAA TTCCCAGGTGACGTGGATGCtggctcagagacagcaagaaGAGGCACGCCAGCAGCAGGAAAGAGCCATGAACTACGCCAAGCTCAGGACCAATCTGCAGCATGCTat TCGTCGCGGTACTGGGCTCATGGAGGAAGACGAAGAGCCGATTGTGGaggatgtgatgatgtcatctgaGGGTCGTATGGATGACCTCAATGAAGGCATGGACTTTGATACCATGGACATTGATCTG CCGCCCTCAAAGAACCGCCGTGAAAGGTCTGAGCTCAAGCCCGACTACTTTGACCCCGCTTCTATCATGGATGAATCG GTCCTTGGGGTGTCCATGTTTTAA